A window from Flavobacterium gyeonganense encodes these proteins:
- a CDS encoding LysM peptidoglycan-binding domain-containing protein: MIIRKISLAVSVFFSIAGFAQEVVKADTEIKPDVKISYLDSVKKSFVKNDLAIRVDSLWMNELTSLDIYDDLTKDIQTINKDVTVDQELPTELLKQRLQVMNEKSPFEIEYNQGLENIIKSFLKNRKKSFSRLMALSEYYFPIFEDAFAKQNVPLEIKYLAVVESALNPKAVSKMGATGLWQFMYGTGKQYDLKIDSYIDERSDPLKATAAASEYMTKMFSVFGDWELVLASYNSGPGNVTKAIRRSGGKTKYWDIRNFLPKETQGYVPAFLATMYLFEFHKEHGINPERAVVKNFETDTIRIKEKMTFKQIADLLDMPQSQLELLNPSYKLKVVPYYQNEQHFLRLPKDKVATFVANEDKIYAYAKYDSGIYKMPSRLAQKLTPKVKAKPVKVPEPLDLESYIVQKGDNLSSIAQKYDVAVADIKEWNNLKSNALVLGRSLKIKPKDLVSKTAQEVVKKPVETAIASAESSDKNEIEVEYVVKSGDNLGNIAKKFGVTLAELKEWNNLNSNNLALGKSLIVSKKETTVVETTAVASNSIDSFKKKANSAKSIGEDYYVKKGDSLYSISKKYPGVTISDIKKWNGIKDEDIKPGMKLKING; this comes from the coding sequence ATGATTATAAGAAAAATTTCCTTAGCGGTTTCAGTCTTTTTTTCAATAGCCGGTTTTGCACAAGAAGTAGTCAAAGCAGATACTGAAATAAAGCCTGATGTAAAGATCTCGTACTTAGATTCAGTAAAAAAATCATTCGTAAAAAATGACTTAGCCATTCGTGTTGATAGTCTTTGGATGAATGAATTAACAAGTCTGGATATTTATGATGATTTAACTAAGGACATTCAGACAATCAATAAAGATGTTACAGTTGATCAGGAGTTGCCAACAGAGCTTTTAAAGCAAAGGCTTCAGGTAATGAATGAAAAGTCGCCTTTTGAAATAGAATACAATCAGGGACTGGAGAATATAATAAAGTCATTTCTTAAGAATCGTAAAAAATCGTTTTCCCGATTAATGGCTTTATCAGAATATTACTTTCCAATATTTGAGGATGCTTTTGCAAAACAAAATGTTCCTCTGGAAATTAAATATTTAGCCGTTGTAGAATCTGCTTTAAATCCTAAAGCAGTTTCTAAAATGGGTGCCACAGGACTTTGGCAATTCATGTACGGAACAGGAAAACAATACGATCTTAAAATTGATTCCTATATTGATGAGCGCAGTGATCCTCTTAAAGCAACTGCAGCCGCATCTGAATACATGACTAAAATGTTCAGTGTTTTTGGTGATTGGGAACTGGTATTGGCTTCATACAATTCAGGTCCGGGAAATGTAACAAAAGCAATTCGTCGCTCGGGCGGAAAAACCAAATACTGGGATATCCGTAATTTTCTTCCAAAAGAAACACAAGGATATGTACCGGCTTTCTTAGCAACAATGTACCTTTTCGAATTCCATAAAGAGCACGGAATCAACCCTGAAAGAGCTGTTGTGAAAAACTTTGAAACAGATACTATCCGTATCAAAGAAAAAATGACTTTTAAGCAGATTGCTGATTTGTTAGACATGCCGCAATCTCAATTAGAACTTCTTAATCCTTCCTATAAATTAAAAGTAGTGCCTTATTACCAAAATGAACAGCACTTTTTACGTTTGCCAAAAGATAAAGTTGCCACTTTTGTAGCTAACGAGGATAAAATTTATGCTTACGCAAAATATGATTCAGGTATTTATAAAATGCCTTCTCGTTTAGCACAGAAACTAACTCCAAAAGTAAAAGCAAAACCAGTAAAAGTTCCTGAACCGCTAGATCTTGAATCTTATATCGTTCAAAAGGGAGACAATTTAAGTTCGATTGCCCAAAAGTATGATGTTGCTGTAGCAGATATTAAAGAATGGAACAATCTTAAAAGTAACGCACTGGTATTAGGAAGATCTTTAAAAATAAAACCTAAGGATTTAGTTTCCAAAACTGCTCAGGAAGTAGTTAAAAAACCTGTCGAAACTGCAATTGCATCTGCTGAATCGTCTGATAAAAACGAAATTGAGGTAGAATATGTGGTAAAAAGCGGAGATAATCTGGGTAATATTGCTAAAAAATTCGGGGTAACACTGGCAGAATTAAAAGAGTGGAATAACTTAAACTCAAATAATCTGGCATTAGGCAAATCCTTAATCGTTTCTAAAAAGGAAACTACTGTTGTTGAAACTACTGCTGTTGCTTCTAATTCAATTGATTCATTTAAGAAAAAAGCAAATTCTGCTAAATCTATTGGAGAAGATTATTATGTTAAAAAAGGAGATTCATTATATAGTATTTCAAAAAAATATCCTGGTGTGACCATTTCAGATATCAAAAAATGGAACGGAATTAAAGACGAGGATATTAAACCAGGAATGAAGCTTAAAATAAACGGATAA
- a CDS encoding phosphoglycerate kinase, protein MKTLNDFDFKNKKAIIRVDFNVPLDENFNVTDATRIEAAKPTIDAILAQGGSVILMSHLGRPKGAEEKYSLKHILKTASEILGVQVQFAENCIGEPAQAAAKDLKPGEVLLLENLRFHAEEEAGDVAFAKELASLGDIYVNDAFGTAHRAHASTTIIAQFFPTEKCFGTLLAKEIDSLNKVLNNSEKPVVAVLGGSKVSSKITVIENILDKVDHMIIGGGMTFTFIKAQGGKIGESICEDDKQDLALEILRLAKEKGVQIHIPVDVIAADDFSNTANTQVVDVTAIPDGWQGLDAGPKSLENFKKVILESKTILWNGPLGVFEIETFSKGTIALGDYIAEATAKGAFSLVGGGDSVAAVKQFGFEDKMSYVSTGGGAMLEMLEGRVLPGIAAIQD, encoded by the coding sequence ATGAAAACTCTAAACGATTTCGATTTTAAAAATAAAAAAGCAATAATCCGTGTTGATTTTAATGTGCCTTTGGATGAAAATTTCAATGTAACAGATGCAACACGTATCGAAGCTGCAAAACCAACTATTGATGCTATTTTGGCTCAGGGTGGAAGCGTAATTTTGATGTCACACCTAGGAAGACCAAAAGGTGCTGAAGAAAAATATTCGTTAAAACATATTTTAAAAACAGCTTCTGAAATTTTAGGTGTACAGGTTCAGTTTGCTGAAAACTGTATTGGAGAACCTGCTCAGGCTGCGGCAAAAGATTTAAAACCAGGTGAAGTCCTTTTACTTGAAAATTTACGTTTTCACGCTGAAGAAGAAGCTGGAGATGTAGCTTTCGCTAAAGAACTAGCTTCTCTTGGAGATATTTATGTAAATGATGCTTTTGGAACGGCTCACAGAGCACACGCTTCAACAACTATCATCGCACAATTTTTCCCAACTGAAAAATGTTTTGGAACATTATTGGCAAAAGAAATCGACAGTTTAAATAAAGTATTGAATAATAGCGAAAAACCGGTTGTTGCTGTTTTAGGAGGTTCTAAAGTTTCTTCTAAAATCACGGTTATAGAAAATATACTTGATAAAGTTGACCACATGATTATTGGTGGAGGGATGACTTTTACATTTATCAAAGCTCAAGGAGGAAAAATTGGAGAATCTATCTGTGAAGATGACAAACAAGACTTAGCACTTGAGATTTTAAGATTAGCTAAAGAAAAAGGAGTTCAGATTCACATTCCGGTTGATGTAATTGCTGCTGATGATTTCTCAAACACTGCAAATACTCAGGTTGTAGATGTAACAGCAATTCCTGATGGATGGCAAGGTCTTGATGCAGGTCCTAAATCTTTGGAAAACTTCAAAAAAGTAATTTTAGAATCGAAAACCATTTTATGGAATGGTCCTTTGGGCGTTTTTGAAATAGAAACTTTCTCAAAAGGAACTATCGCTTTAGGTGATTATATTGCTGAGGCCACTGCAAAAGGAGCGTTCTCTTTAGTTGGTGGTGGAGATTCTGTTGCTGCTGTAAAACAATTTGGTTTTGAAGACAAAATGAGTTATGTATCAACCGGTGGAGGTGCAATGCTTGAAATGTTAGAAGGACGTGTTTTGCCTGGTATTGCTGCTATTCAAGATTAA